The window GGCCGCAACATGGGGAATCCGCCCATCGCCACGAGGGAGTCCCTGCGCGAGATCCGGGAGCGTGAGCTGGAAGCCGCCTGCGCCGCGTTGGGCGTGCGCGACATCCGTTTCCTGGGCGTCTGGGACAAGACGGTGGAGTTCGTCGACCGCGAGTGGCTGGCGGGGCGGGTTCACGAGGTGCTGGTGGAGCTGGCGCCGGCGCGCGTGATCACGTTCCACCCCCGTTGGGGCGGGCATCCGGATCACAATGCCATCGGAGACGCGACCGTTCGCGCCGTGCAGCGGCTGGCGCCCGAGCGGCGGCCGCGCGTGTGGTGCCCGATCGTTCCGGTGGCGGAGGGCGATCCTGGCCTGCCGGTCGAGACGGTCGACATCCGTTCGGTCAGCGAGATCAAGCTGGCGGCGCTGCGCGCGCATCGCTCGCAGACCGCGAACTGGGAAGAGCGCTGGTCGAAGGATCCGGAGATGCGCGAACGCTTTGAGAAGATGAAGTCGGAAGAACGGTTCTGGGTTTATCCCGTCTAGGCACCCCTGGATCACGTTTCCGCCCCGAACGGCGCCTCGCCGCCTTGACCAGACCCGAACACGTGTTCTATACTTCGATCACCGAACACATGTTCGATCGGGGGGGGTCGCTCATGGGACGGCCAGCGGAAGAGGCGCCGAAAGAACGCGTCGGGTACTTCGCGCTCGTCGGCTTTTTCGCGCAGGTGGAGCGGGCCGAGCAGGGCGGGGAGCTCCCTGTGGTCATCGTCAAGGACGGCCACGTCTTCGACCGCGACGCCTCCGCGAAAGAGGCCGGCGTGCGCATGGGTCAGGCGGAAGCCGAGGCCCGCCAGGTCTGTCCTCGTGCCCGCTTCATCCCGTACGTCGCCACCCGTTTTCGCGCCGCGTCGGACCAGGTCATGGCGGCCGCGTACGCCCTTTCGCCCGTGCTGGAGCCGGACGGCGAAGCGGCGGCATGGTTTGAGCTTGGTCGGAACCAGAGCCCGGAAGAGGTCGTGAACGCTTTGGCCAGGGTCCTGGTGCCGCGGTGGGGGAGCCGCCTGCTCGCGGGCTTCGGCCCCAACCCGTGGACGGCGCAGCTGGCCGCGCTCCGCCTGGCGTCGCCCTCCAACCCGTTCCCCGTCGTGCCGGCCGCGTCGGCCGCGCAGTGGCTCGCGCCGCTGCCCGTCGCGGTGCTGGATCGCGTCCTTCCGGGAATCTCGCCGAGGTTGCAGGCGCTCGGCCTGCACACCCTGGGACAGGTGGCGGCCGTGCCGTCGTCGGAGTTGCGGCGAGCGGTCGGGGAGAGGGCGCTCGCCGCTCAGGGGTACAGCCGCGGGGAGGATGGCCGCAAGGTCCGGCCCCTTTGGCCGCGGGCCGCGGTCATGCAGGCGGTCGCCTTCGCGGAGCCCCTGTCGAACCTGGAAGCCGTTTCCCATACGTTGGACCGCCTGGCCGCGTCCCTCGCCCGCGGGTTGCGGGAAAAGGGGCAGGCCGGTCGGGAAATCGGCCTGGAAGTCCACACGGAAGACGGGCGGATCCGCCGCGCGGAGCGCCGGTTCGCCCGCCCGCGGGCCGACGCGGCGATCGCCCAGGCGCTGCACTTCCTCTGGGCGGGGGAGCTGTGGCCGGAACTGGCGCGCGGCTCGCGGGGCGCGCTGCGGATTGTCCGGCTGGCGGCGTTCGTGTCTGACCTTTGTGAGCGCCCGTGGGAACAGGTCGGGTTGTGGACGGAGCCGGCCGCAGGGGAGCACGCCCTGCGGGAGAGACCGGCGCCCCCGAGCCGCCGCAAGCTTCCGCAGGTGGTGCAGGAACTCAGGGCGCGTTTCCCCTC of the Clostridia bacterium genome contains:
- the bshB2 gene encoding bacillithiol biosynthesis deacetylase BshB2, which produces MEGPLLVVLAHPDDESFACGGTMALHAARGVPVTYVCATRGEMGRNMGNPPIATRESLREIRERELEAACAALGVRDIRFLGVWDKTVEFVDREWLAGRVHEVLVELAPARVITFHPRWGGHPDHNAIGDATVRAVQRLAPERRPRVWCPIVPVAEGDPGLPVETVDIRSVSEIKLAALRAHRSQTANWEERWSKDPEMRERFEKMKSEERFWVYPV